In Dermacentor silvarum isolate Dsil-2018 chromosome 2, BIME_Dsil_1.4, whole genome shotgun sequence, the following proteins share a genomic window:
- the LOC119440200 gene encoding uncharacterized protein LOC119440200 — protein sequence MELEGLKRCITFLESKDIRVESIVTDRHAQIKCFMRKEKSEIIHEFDVWHVAKGINRKLIAASKKAGCEDLVLWTKSIVNHLYWSASSSDGNKDSIVPKWISILNHIQDIRSHENELFPTCAHGDIEPRAWLSEESKSFKQLKVIAASKQLLRDMPQLATRFQTYGLETFHGLILHFAPKSCQYSYEGMKARTQLAALHYNENSGREQASTKAGTLRWRVKFPKATGGTPVACPVKEKTTYRYVERLLDAAMTGGNRLSAFKNAKAPPPLSSAFAKVAKEELVKKRLTRFNRTCHGVTNECAEMDQVCERGTY from the exons ATGGAACTGGAGGGTCTGAAGCGGTGCATCACTTTCTTGGAAAGTAAAGACATCAGAGTGGAGTCAATTGTAACTGACAGACATGCCCAGATCAAGTGCTTCATGCGCAAGGAAAAATCTGAGATCATTCACGAGTTTGATGTCTGGCACGTCGCAAAAG GAATAAACAGGAAACTTATTGCTGCATCGAAGAAGGCTGGCTGTGAGGACTTAGTACTATGGACAAAAAGCATTGTGAATCATCTGTACTGGTCTGCATCATCCAGTGATGGCAACAAAGATTCCATTGTTCCGAAATGGATTTCAATTTTGAATCACATTCAAGACATTCGTAGTCATGAGAATGAATTATTTCCTACATGTGCACATGGTGATATAGAGCCAAGGGCCTGGCTCAGCGAGG AGTCAAAGTCATTCAAACAGCTCAAGGTTATTGCTGCATCAAAGCAACTTCTCAGAGACATGCCACAGCTGGCAACGCGATTCCAAACATATGGTTTGGAAACATTCCATGGACTGATCTTGCACTTTGCTCCAAAGTCTTGCCAATACTCGTACGAAGGAATGAAAGCAAG AACACAGCTAGCGGCTCTTCACTACAACGAGAACAGCGGAAGAGAGCAGGCATCAACAAAGGCTGGTACTCTTAGGTGGCGTGTCAAATTTCCAAAAGCGACAGGAGGTACACCAGTTGCCTGTCCTGTAAAAGAGAAAACCACGTATC GCTATGTTGAGCGGCTACTGGATGCTGCTATGACGGGCGGCAATCGGTTGTCAGCGTTCAAGAATGCAAAGGCACCACCACCACTGAGCAGCGCTTTCGCAAAAGTGGCAAAGGAAGAACTAGTAAAGAAAAGACTGACAAGATTCAACAGAACATGCCACGGTGTAACCAATGAATGTGCTGAAATGGATCAAGTGTGTGAACGGGGAACTTATTGA